In one window of Tellurirhabdus rosea DNA:
- a CDS encoding cold-shock protein, with product MQTGTVKFFNESKGYGFIVEDASNRDIFVHITGLNGTTIREKDRVTFEVIEGKKGLNAVKVKKMEGVM from the coding sequence ATGCAAACAGGTACAGTCAAGTTCTTTAACGAGAGCAAAGGCTATGGGTTCATCGTCGAGGACGCATCGAACCGCGACATCTTCGTCCACATCACCGGATTGAATGGAACGACAATCCGGGAAAAAGACCGCGTCACGTTTGAAGTGATCGAAGGTAAAAAGGGGCTGAATGCCGTGAAGGTGAAGAAAATGGAAGGAGTGATGTAA
- a CDS encoding mandelate racemase/muconate lactonizing enzyme family protein, with amino-acid sequence MNRTHFLKQLTALSALSLMGISVAGVSAAPLPVWPLPDLKKALPDPVPIRSVELLKTQGRLLLVVTAQDGSRGVTQCNDRMPNLTSLLKGLVLPHFVGKDARDLPQLVDNAYRLNSNYKYAGMPLWNCIGSVEIAVWDLLGRLTRKPVYALLGKPVRNDYEVYISDFWRGGDPAEAVVDRLAEKLAVTGARGVKIKVGGRMQNTDEDDRRTRQFVPLVRKKLGDRVTIYADGNGSFTPEQGIRTGRFLEEYGVAIFEEPCPFEDEEGMRQVNQALTKIVLAGGEQDSSLYRFQRLAQTGVYDLLQPDLYYNGGILRTLQVSAIVGQLGKTIAPHTPKADPLIGPFWQVAALVPNLYGLQEFVYNPGEKPASWYTPALRVQQGRMAIPETPGLGIQYDEGIWKGAERVV; translated from the coding sequence ATGAACCGAACCCATTTTCTGAAACAGCTGACCGCCCTGAGTGCCCTGAGCCTGATGGGTATATCGGTGGCCGGTGTCTCCGCCGCCCCGCTCCCCGTCTGGCCGTTGCCCGATCTAAAAAAAGCGCTGCCCGACCCGGTGCCGATCCGTTCGGTGGAACTGCTCAAAACGCAGGGGCGGCTCCTGCTGGTGGTGACGGCGCAGGACGGCAGCCGGGGCGTGACCCAGTGCAACGACCGGATGCCGAATCTCACCTCGCTGCTGAAAGGGCTGGTGCTGCCGCATTTTGTCGGGAAAGACGCCCGCGACCTGCCGCAACTGGTCGATAACGCCTACCGCCTCAACAGCAACTACAAGTACGCTGGAATGCCGCTCTGGAACTGCATCGGCTCGGTCGAAATCGCCGTCTGGGACCTGCTGGGCCGTTTGACGCGCAAGCCGGTCTACGCCCTGCTCGGGAAACCCGTCCGGAACGACTACGAAGTCTACATCTCCGATTTCTGGCGGGGTGGCGACCCGGCCGAAGCCGTGGTGGACCGGCTGGCCGAAAAACTGGCCGTTACCGGCGCGCGGGGCGTGAAGATCAAAGTCGGCGGACGGATGCAGAACACCGACGAGGACGACCGCCGCACCCGGCAGTTTGTGCCGCTGGTCCGGAAGAAGCTCGGCGACCGCGTCACGATTTACGCCGACGGCAACGGCTCCTTCACGCCCGAACAGGGCATCCGGACGGGCAGGTTTCTGGAGGAGTACGGCGTGGCGATTTTTGAAGAGCCCTGCCCGTTTGAGGACGAGGAAGGCATGCGGCAGGTGAACCAAGCGCTGACCAAAATCGTGCTGGCGGGCGGCGAGCAGGATTCGAGCCTGTACCGGTTTCAGCGGCTGGCCCAAACGGGCGTGTACGACCTGCTGCAACCCGATCTGTACTACAACGGCGGGATTCTGCGGACCTTGCAGGTATCGGCCATCGTTGGCCAGCTCGGGAAAACCATCGCGCCGCATACGCCCAAAGCCGATCCGCTTATCGGTCCGTTCTGGCAGGTGGCCGCGCTGGTGCCCAATCTCTACGGCCTGCAGGAATTTGTTTATAATCCGGGTGAAAAGCCCGCTTCGTGGTACACGCCCGCCCTGCGGGTGCAGCAGGGGAGGATGGCCATTCCCGAGACGCCGGGGCTCGGAATCCAGTACGACGAAGGCATCTGGAAAGGGGCCGAACGGGTCGTTTAA
- a CDS encoding YbaB/EbfC family nucleoid-associated protein, which translates to MFNMMDMFGKVKEFQSRMKEAQQSLGGITATGDSGAGMVRVTVNGQKHVLKIEIDQELVRPDDREMLQDLIVAATNKALENVEGPIKEHLRKATEGLLPNIPGFDLGSMMS; encoded by the coding sequence ATGTTCAATATGATGGATATGTTCGGCAAGGTCAAGGAATTCCAGAGCCGGATGAAGGAAGCCCAGCAGTCACTGGGAGGCATCACCGCCACGGGCGATTCCGGCGCGGGCATGGTGCGCGTGACGGTAAACGGCCAGAAGCACGTGCTGAAAATCGAAATCGACCAGGAACTCGTCCGCCCCGACGACCGGGAAATGCTCCAGGACCTGATCGTGGCGGCCACCAACAAAGCCCTCGAAAACGTCGAAGGACCCATCAAGGAACACCTGCGGAAAGCCACCGAAGGCCTGCTGCCAAACATTCCGGGCTTCGACCTGGGCAGCATGATGTCGTAA
- a CDS encoding glycosyltransferase family 2 protein, giving the protein MEELAVVILNYNGRAFLEQFLPSVLAHSSGHAVYVADNASTDDSVALLEKRFPEVRLIRLAQNEGYAGGYNRALAGVEARYFLLLNSDVEVTANWLAPLLDLMRRHPGAAACQPKIRSFHQKEQFEYAGAAGGYIDPLGYPFCRGRIFDTVEPDRGQYDDERRIFWATGACMLVRADVFRQLGGFEAAFFAHMEEIDLCWRLQNAGHEIWYCPRATVYHVGGGTLPKSNPRKTFLNFRNSLAMLYRNLPAGRVFPTIFGRLVLDGISGVQFLVQGRWRETLAILQAHFAFYGWIINKTITRPDPKPAPLPEQVYPQSIVWSYFVQAKKTFDQLKRS; this is encoded by the coding sequence ATGGAGGAACTTGCCGTAGTTATTCTGAATTACAACGGCCGGGCGTTTCTGGAGCAGTTTCTACCTTCCGTCCTGGCGCATTCGTCGGGCCATGCCGTTTATGTCGCGGACAATGCCTCCACCGACGATTCGGTTGCCCTGCTGGAAAAGCGCTTTCCGGAGGTCCGGCTCATCCGATTGGCGCAGAACGAAGGCTATGCCGGCGGCTACAACCGGGCGCTGGCCGGGGTGGAAGCCCGGTATTTTCTCCTGCTCAATTCGGACGTCGAAGTAACGGCCAACTGGCTCGCGCCGCTGCTCGACCTGATGCGGCGGCATCCCGGCGCGGCCGCCTGCCAGCCCAAAATCCGGTCGTTTCATCAGAAAGAACAGTTTGAATACGCCGGGGCGGCGGGCGGCTACATCGACCCGCTGGGCTATCCGTTCTGCCGCGGCCGGATTTTCGACACCGTGGAGCCCGACCGGGGCCAGTACGACGACGAACGCCGCATTTTCTGGGCGACCGGAGCCTGTATGCTCGTCCGGGCGGACGTGTTCCGGCAACTGGGCGGCTTCGAGGCGGCTTTTTTCGCCCATATGGAGGAGATTGACCTGTGCTGGCGGTTGCAGAACGCGGGCCACGAAATCTGGTATTGCCCCCGGGCCACGGTCTATCATGTCGGAGGAGGGACGCTCCCGAAATCCAATCCCCGCAAGACCTTTCTGAATTTTCGCAACAGCCTGGCGATGCTCTACCGGAACCTGCCCGCGGGTCGGGTCTTCCCAACGATCTTCGGCCGGCTGGTGCTGGATGGCATCTCGGGCGTGCAGTTTCTGGTGCAGGGGCGCTGGCGGGAGACCCTCGCCATCCTTCAGGCCCATTTCGCCTTTTACGGCTGGATAATTAACAAAACGATAACCCGCCCGGACCCCAAACCCGCCCCGCTGCCCGAACAGGTCTACCCCCAAAGCATCGTCTGGTCCTATTTCGTCCAGGCAAAAAAGACGTTCGACCAACTAAAAAGGAGTTAA
- a CDS encoding PspC domain-containing protein: MNKVRYFVESQAFGVCTRLGEKMNISASSIRLYFIYTSFLTLGSPVIIYLIMAFWMEMNKHLRRHNHPTVWEL, translated from the coding sequence ATGAATAAAGTCAGGTACTTCGTGGAGAGCCAGGCCTTTGGCGTCTGTACCCGGCTGGGAGAGAAAATGAACATCTCTGCCAGTAGCATCCGGCTGTACTTCATTTATACCTCCTTCCTCACGCTGGGTTCGCCGGTCATCATCTACCTGATCATGGCTTTCTGGATGGAAATGAACAAACACCTCCGGCGGCATAACCACCCGACGGTTTGGGAGCTATAA
- a CDS encoding bifunctional 3,4-dihydroxy-2-butanone-4-phosphate synthase/GTP cyclohydrolase II, with amino-acid sequence MLNGENSNVTPPPVRLDSIEEAIQDIRDGKIIIVVDDEDRENEGDLICAAEKITPEMVNFMVKEGRGLMCAPLTEERCEELGLEMMVTSNTSVHTTPFTVSVDLLGNGCTTGISASDRAKTIRALVDLETKPEDLGRPGHIFPLRAVHGGVLRRTGHTEAAVDFARLAGLAPVGVLIEILNEDGTMARLPQLREIADKFGMKLVSIQDLIEYRLKKESLIKREIGVDMPTEWGHFELIAYKSLATGDTHLALIKGSWEKNEPVMVRVHSSCITGDIFGSCRCDCGGQLHGAMELVEKEGKGVVLYMNQEGRGIGLLNKLKAYKLQESGMDTVEANLELGFKMDERDYGVGAQILRDLGIHKIKLISNNPKKRAGLMGYGLEIVDTVPLQIPSNPHNERYLQTKRDKMGHMLTHLTDKHL; translated from the coding sequence ATGCTAAACGGGGAAAATAGTAACGTCACTCCCCCGCCCGTCCGGCTCGATTCGATCGAAGAAGCCATTCAGGATATTCGCGACGGGAAAATTATCATCGTGGTGGACGACGAGGACCGGGAAAATGAAGGCGACCTGATCTGCGCCGCCGAAAAAATCACCCCGGAAATGGTCAACTTCATGGTGAAGGAAGGCCGCGGCCTGATGTGCGCCCCGCTGACCGAAGAACGCTGCGAAGAACTGGGCCTCGAAATGATGGTCACCAGCAATACGTCCGTTCATACCACGCCGTTTACGGTTTCGGTCGACCTGCTGGGCAACGGCTGCACGACGGGCATCTCCGCCTCCGACCGCGCCAAAACCATCCGGGCCCTGGTCGATCTGGAAACCAAACCGGAAGACCTCGGCCGTCCGGGACATATCTTCCCGCTCCGGGCCGTGCACGGCGGTGTGCTGCGCCGGACCGGCCATACCGAAGCCGCCGTGGATTTCGCCCGCCTCGCCGGACTGGCTCCCGTGGGCGTACTGATTGAAATACTGAACGAAGACGGCACGATGGCCCGCCTGCCGCAGCTTCGGGAAATTGCCGATAAATTTGGAATGAAACTCGTGAGCATTCAGGACCTGATCGAATACCGCCTGAAAAAGGAATCCCTCATCAAACGGGAAATCGGCGTGGACATGCCGACCGAATGGGGACATTTTGAACTCATCGCCTACAAATCGCTGGCCACCGGCGATACCCACCTCGCGCTCATCAAAGGAAGCTGGGAGAAGAACGAGCCCGTCATGGTGCGCGTCCACTCGTCCTGCATCACGGGCGATATTTTTGGTTCCTGCCGCTGCGACTGCGGCGGACAGCTCCACGGAGCGATGGAACTCGTCGAAAAGGAAGGCAAGGGCGTGGTGCTGTACATGAACCAGGAAGGCCGCGGCATCGGGCTGCTCAACAAACTGAAAGCCTACAAGCTGCAGGAGTCCGGCATGGATACCGTCGAGGCCAATCTGGAACTGGGCTTCAAGATGGACGAACGAGATTATGGCGTCGGTGCGCAGATTCTCCGCGACCTGGGCATTCACAAAATCAAGCTCATTTCGAATAACCCCAAAAAACGCGCCGGCCTGATGGGCTACGGGCTGGAAATTGTGGACACGGTGCCGCTTCAGATTCCGTCCAACCCGCATAACGAGCGTTACCTGCAAACCAAGCGCGACAAGATGGGCCACATGCTGACCCACCTGACCGACAAGCATCTGTAA
- a CDS encoding mandelate racemase/muconate lactonizing enzyme family protein, translated as MNTRRQFLRQTALLGLGTLALPALAQQPDLPDDIRVKDVKGLVFQDGYDRGVYVRIEATDGTVGWGESSANGIRAIQAIINDLLKREVVGQSPFDTERLWEAMFWKNHDLGGGGALTYAIAGVDCALWDLKAKLLKVPVYKLIGGKFRDRVPAYAGFGIKAGTIPVDEAVKQAVKLAEKGFKTVKIRAQIREYNINPKDDPSLKYYTAIRKALPDSVDLFLDPNEGYTGYRAIEIGKALEGLGMKFYESPCPNENLRDLATVVDAMTIPVMAGEKCYNRWMFDELMKTGRPDLINPDFIKSGGITEGLKICHLAQVYHKGIVPHNTKPMLGSAATIQILSAIPNCGPMVEYIEADRYATICSIFDQGLEFKNGEMLLPKENGLGLVVNEKRAKALFKY; from the coding sequence ATGAATACACGACGACAATTCCTCCGCCAAACCGCCCTGCTGGGCCTGGGAACCCTCGCCCTGCCGGCTCTCGCGCAACAGCCCGACTTGCCGGACGACATCCGGGTGAAAGATGTCAAAGGACTCGTTTTTCAGGATGGCTACGACCGGGGCGTGTACGTCCGCATCGAGGCCACGGACGGGACGGTGGGCTGGGGCGAAAGCAGCGCCAACGGCATCCGGGCCATCCAGGCCATTATCAACGACCTGCTGAAACGGGAGGTGGTCGGCCAGAGTCCGTTCGATACCGAGCGGCTCTGGGAGGCCATGTTCTGGAAAAACCACGACCTCGGCGGGGGCGGTGCGCTGACCTACGCCATCGCGGGCGTCGACTGTGCGCTCTGGGACCTGAAAGCCAAACTGCTGAAAGTGCCGGTCTATAAACTCATCGGCGGAAAATTCCGCGACCGCGTTCCGGCTTATGCGGGCTTCGGCATCAAGGCCGGGACCATTCCGGTGGACGAGGCGGTGAAACAGGCCGTTAAGCTGGCCGAAAAAGGCTTTAAAACCGTCAAAATCCGCGCGCAGATCCGGGAGTACAACATCAACCCGAAAGACGATCCCAGCCTGAAATATTACACGGCCATCCGGAAAGCCCTGCCCGATTCGGTGGATCTTTTTCTGGACCCCAACGAAGGTTATACCGGCTACCGGGCCATCGAGATCGGCAAGGCGCTGGAAGGTCTGGGCATGAAATTTTACGAAAGCCCGTGCCCCAACGAAAACCTGCGCGACCTGGCTACGGTGGTCGATGCGATGACCATCCCCGTCATGGCCGGGGAGAAATGCTACAACCGCTGGATGTTCGACGAGCTGATGAAAACCGGGCGGCCGGACCTGATCAATCCGGATTTTATCAAATCGGGCGGCATCACCGAAGGACTGAAAATCTGCCATCTGGCGCAGGTTTACCACAAAGGCATTGTGCCGCACAACACCAAACCGATGCTCGGCAGCGCCGCCACCATCCAGATTCTGTCGGCCATTCCGAACTGCGGGCCGATGGTGGAATACATCGAAGCCGACCGCTACGCCACCATCTGCTCGATCTTCGACCAGGGTCTTGAATTCAAAAATGGCGAGATGCTGCTACCGAAAGAGAACGGTCTGGGGCTGGTCGTTAATGAGAAGAGGGCCAAAGCGCTCTTTAAGTACTAA
- a CDS encoding T9SS type B sorting domain-containing protein, protein MPQTVTPFTTLPKPTISSLVTSANGGVTLSVSGIPNTQTFTLEASVGGGGYTVVQSFTGTGSFTLSSPVAAPACFRAVVKDACNNQQPSDEVCSIGLDVTAGNLVNTVRWTSEGKGVPRYTVLRDNTPVTTVNAGQPMTYTDNQNLACGTAYAYQLRALANNGVTTIESEIKKVTANSTEVPPPYRKVIVSVNADGRVDLQGLLDASVNNKPNYKMLVYRQDSPGGPFRQVAEEVSRSSHQVMGLNVNSQSYCFQVAYQNSCGITSTLSAPACTIWLKSDSPNSVDWTPESPFVGETVARYRLEKLDESGAVVEEKDLQANTSFRPNLTDPDIQRFRFRVVAYSSDNSISYSNYRTFTAQPLLFVPDAFTPNGDQINDAFVVKGSSFFRTVTLTVFSRWGEALFSSDKAEGWDGSLNGQPAPPGTYIYRVEAVDQLGQTTVRRGTVVLIR, encoded by the coding sequence GTGCCTCAGACAGTAACCCCGTTTACTACCCTTCCCAAACCCACTATTTCTAGCCTCGTCACCAGCGCCAACGGCGGCGTCACGCTTAGCGTGAGCGGAATTCCGAATACGCAGACCTTCACGCTGGAAGCGAGTGTCGGCGGCGGCGGGTATACGGTGGTGCAGTCCTTTACCGGAACCGGCTCCTTTACGCTTTCCAGCCCCGTGGCGGCTCCGGCCTGCTTCCGAGCGGTGGTGAAGGACGCCTGCAACAACCAGCAGCCTTCGGACGAAGTGTGCAGCATCGGCCTCGACGTGACGGCCGGGAATCTGGTCAATACCGTCAGATGGACCTCCGAGGGCAAAGGCGTGCCACGGTATACGGTGCTGCGGGACAACACCCCGGTAACGACCGTCAATGCCGGACAGCCCATGACCTATACCGATAATCAGAACCTGGCCTGCGGGACGGCGTACGCGTACCAGTTACGGGCGCTGGCCAACAACGGGGTGACCACCATTGAGTCCGAAATTAAAAAGGTGACGGCCAATTCGACGGAGGTGCCGCCGCCCTACCGGAAAGTGATCGTGTCCGTGAATGCCGATGGGCGCGTCGATCTGCAGGGGCTGCTGGACGCCTCGGTGAACAATAAACCGAATTACAAAATGCTGGTCTACCGGCAGGATTCGCCCGGCGGCCCGTTCCGGCAGGTAGCCGAGGAGGTTTCCCGGAGTTCGCATCAGGTGATGGGCCTGAACGTCAACAGCCAGTCGTACTGTTTTCAGGTGGCGTATCAGAACAGCTGCGGCATCACGTCCACGCTCTCGGCTCCGGCCTGTACCATCTGGCTGAAGTCCGATTCGCCCAATTCGGTAGACTGGACGCCGGAATCGCCGTTCGTTGGGGAGACCGTCGCCCGTTACAGACTGGAAAAACTGGACGAGAGCGGGGCCGTGGTCGAGGAAAAGGATTTGCAGGCCAACACCAGCTTCCGCCCGAACCTGACCGACCCCGACATTCAGCGGTTCCGGTTCCGCGTGGTGGCCTATTCCAGCGATAACTCCATCAGTTACTCCAATTACCGCACTTTCACGGCCCAGCCGCTGCTGTTTGTGCCGGACGCATTTACGCCCAACGGCGACCAGATCAACGATGCTTTTGTCGTCAAGGGAAGCTCGTTCTTCCGGACGGTGACGCTCACGGTCTTCAGCCGCTGGGGCGAGGCGCTGTTTTCCAGCGACAAAGCCGAAGGCTGGGACGGGTCGCTAAACGGACAGCCGGCGCCCCCGGGCACGTACATTTACCGCGTCGAAGCCGTTGACCAGCTTGGCCAGACGACCGTTCGGCGCGGGACGGTCGTTCTGATTCGATAA
- a CDS encoding RagB/SusD family nutrient uptake outer membrane protein — protein MKTIKRLTLAAAFLSLTACDSMLEMSPISQIVAQNFWQTAGDAEAGLMNMYNFLQAPVTQNVIIVPSVMGDDGRAVSGGNFTRHEAFTVQPGQGNVSDFWRDYYFAVHAANDVLANVPAINDPALAKDRVLGEAYFGRALAFFHLTRLYGKIPLPLQPSKSSAQDFQLKRSEVADVYRQIIADLLEAEKLLPVQHTNRARAAKGAARGWLAKVYLQRGAQGDFDLALKECEEVMADSQYRLVAGASYADLFAAGRQNTPETLFEISYRPSTAVEGHGLDRETVPFSGSAYRLAPENKLMQAFAASTGDGRAAISVATFNNRNYTRKYEQGPPTTTNRGTQTSNVVLLRLADIVLLRAECLNELGRTAEAIPFLNQIRTRAGLAPTTATTQAALRLAIENERYLELCLEGHRWYDLVRWNKAVGTIPGLTNPDFILWPVPTREIDLNPNLDQNKGY, from the coding sequence ATGAAAACGATAAAAAGACTTACCCTGGCGGCGGCGTTCCTGAGCCTGACGGCCTGCGATTCGATGCTGGAGATGTCGCCCATCAGCCAGATTGTGGCCCAGAATTTCTGGCAGACGGCCGGTGATGCCGAGGCGGGCCTGATGAACATGTACAACTTCCTGCAGGCACCGGTCACGCAGAACGTCATCATCGTGCCGAGCGTGATGGGCGACGACGGCCGGGCCGTTTCGGGCGGGAACTTCACGCGCCATGAAGCCTTCACGGTGCAGCCGGGGCAGGGCAACGTGAGCGATTTCTGGCGGGATTATTACTTCGCCGTTCACGCCGCCAACGACGTGCTGGCGAACGTCCCGGCCATCAACGACCCGGCGCTGGCCAAAGACCGCGTGCTGGGTGAGGCGTACTTCGGCCGGGCGCTGGCCTTCTTCCACCTTACCCGGCTCTACGGCAAAATTCCGCTGCCGCTGCAGCCCTCCAAATCGTCGGCCCAGGATTTTCAGCTGAAGCGCAGTGAAGTGGCCGACGTTTACCGGCAGATCATCGCCGACCTGCTGGAAGCCGAAAAACTTCTGCCCGTCCAGCATACCAACCGGGCCCGCGCCGCCAAAGGAGCCGCCCGCGGCTGGCTGGCGAAGGTCTACCTCCAGCGGGGCGCGCAGGGCGATTTCGATCTGGCCCTGAAAGAATGCGAGGAAGTGATGGCGGATTCGCAGTACCGGCTGGTGGCAGGCGCCAGTTATGCCGATCTGTTTGCGGCCGGCCGACAGAATACGCCCGAAACCCTGTTTGAAATTTCGTACCGGCCCAGCACGGCCGTCGAAGGGCACGGGCTGGACCGCGAGACGGTGCCGTTTTCGGGATCGGCCTACCGGCTGGCTCCGGAAAATAAACTGATGCAGGCGTTTGCGGCCAGTACCGGCGATGGGCGGGCGGCCATCAGCGTGGCGACGTTCAACAACCGGAACTACACCCGCAAGTACGAACAGGGCCCTCCGACCACCACCAACCGGGGCACGCAGACCAGTAATGTGGTCCTGCTCCGGCTGGCCGATATTGTGCTGCTGCGGGCCGAATGCCTCAACGAATTGGGCCGCACCGCCGAGGCCATCCCGTTCCTGAACCAGATCCGGACGCGGGCAGGACTGGCTCCCACCACGGCGACGACACAGGCCGCCCTGCGGCTGGCGATCGAAAACGAGCGCTATCTGGAGCTTTGCCTGGAAGGCCACCGCTGGTACGACCTCGTCCGCTGGAACAAGGCCGTCGGAACCATTCCCGGCCTGACCAACCCGGATTTCATCCTCTGGCCGGTGCCCACCCGGGAGATTGACCTGAACCCGAATCTGGATCAGAATAAAGGCTACTAA